The following proteins are co-located in the Pseudomonas antarctica genome:
- a CDS encoding DUF1820 family protein, with product MTKREAPIYKVIFLNQGQVFEMYAKQIYQSDLWGFLEVEEFVFGERTQLVVDPGEEKLKAQFEGVVRSFVPMHSIVRIDEVERLGTPKISEARGTSNVMPFPMPMPEK from the coding sequence ATGACGAAACGTGAAGCTCCAATCTACAAGGTGATTTTCCTTAACCAGGGCCAGGTGTTCGAAATGTACGCCAAGCAGATCTATCAAAGTGATCTGTGGGGTTTCCTGGAAGTGGAAGAGTTCGTCTTTGGCGAGCGCACCCAGTTGGTCGTCGACCCGGGCGAAGAAAAACTCAAGGCGCAGTTTGAAGGCGTGGTGCGCAGCTTTGTGCCAATGCATTCGATTGTGCGCATCGATGAAGTGGAGCGCCTGGGCACGCCGAAGATCAGCGAGGCACGTGGCACCAGCAATGTGATGCCGTTTCCGATGCCGATGCCTGAGAAGTAG